Genomic DNA from Bacteroides zhangwenhongii:
TTCGCTATCACTACCACTAGTAGTCGACGTGCCATCTCCAAACAGTTCCACACTTGCCGAACCCAGCATAGCTTTGAATCTACTACCCGGAGTAAATACAATCTTTTTCCGGATAATGGTGTGGGCACTCACGTCTTCTTCCTTGTCTTTCCCTTCGGCATTGATTGCCGGACGGAACGCGCCAAACTCGTCCAGTTTCACCGAAAAACCTTCCTCCAAATAGGCTATCATCACATCCTGAACTCCCTTCAGCACCACATCCACCATAGAACGATGAACACCTGTTCGCTGATTCACTTCATCACACAACTTCTTGTAGTTGATGCTTCCTACTAGTACGTTAGCTGCAACGTACTTTTCCACCTTGTTTTGTTTATCGAAGTACAAGGTAATCTTCTTTTTTCTATATTTAAATGCCATGGTTTTAACATTTTAAATATTTGACAATTAAAAAAGTCACTCTATTGACTTCGATGCAAAGATATGAGTCTATATTGAGATTTCCAAATAGAAAAATGGTAGTATTTTAATAACAAAATCTTGATATTTTACAAGAAAAATGAGCTTACAACAAAGCTGCAAGAAAATAATAAAATACAACATTATAACAATCAATAATCACGTAATTACAATAATTCATACCAATACAATAAATAAAAATATCAAACAAGCGACAAGATAATGACAGCTATTAAGGATTTGAAGATTTTAAAAACGTCTTTCTTTGGAAAAAAATGAGATACAACCCGTATATTTAGATATTATAAAGTAATAATAGCCAACAACAAGCAAAACAACATTAATATACATTAACTTTAAGAGGGTATCCCAATAGCCATAAGACTATCAAGATACCCTCTTGAATGAAAAACCAAACTCAGTTAAATTCAACTATTCGACCAATATATAATTAAAATAAATACGTTTCTTTCCAACTTTCTTCGCTAATTCTTTTGAGTAAGATTCAGTTCCTTACGCCGCTTACGAAGAATCTCTGTAAATTCAGACAATATATGTTCTTTCATTATGCATCCGTTCCGTTCTCAAACAAATATTCTGGAGCAACATCAGCTCCGTTAGACCAAAAAATTGTCCCATCCAAACCAAATTGAACAAATAGATTTTTATCTTTCAATTCTTCAAAGGCTGGGTATTGAAGGAGTGGAGTTAAATCAACTCTCTTCTGTTGTCCATTATTAAACGAGCATAAAAGCACATAGTCTCCTAAATACTCAACATTGGTTACTTTCAACATAACTATTCATTTTTATCGTTTAACCTTATCTATTTTCTCACCTCTTTGGGCTTTACCCCAAATATCCATTAGTTCCTCTTCATGCTCATCAATAAACTGATTGACCAACTGAACAATCTTAGCTTTAGTCCGTCCTTCTATTATTCTATCTTTAATAGTTATGGTAAATTCACCATCACTACTCCTTACATGAATATGCGGTGGATTATGATCGAAACCATATATATAAATCAAAATACCTTGTATAACAAATATCGAACCCATATCTTACTATCTTATTTGTACAAATGTAACTAATTAGTTTCATTTACACAAATAAACAAGCAAAAAACAAGGGTATCCCAATAGCCATAAGACTATCAAGATACCCTCTTGAATGAAAAACCAAACTCAGTTAAATTCAACTATTCGGCCTATCTCCGATATCTAAATCAAAGAATACCCTTCACAGTTTCAAGCATTCCCTTTTCTTGAATAGAATCCAAATCAGCTTTTACAGCT
This window encodes:
- a CDS encoding HU family DNA-binding protein, encoding MAFKYRKKKITLYFDKQNKVEKYVAANVLVGSINYKKLCDEVNQRTGVHRSMVDVVLKGVQDVMIAYLEEGFSVKLDEFGAFRPAINAEGKDKEEDVSAHTIIRKKIVFTPGSRFKAMLGSASVELFGDGTSTTSGSDSENPDEGGNSGEAPDPAD
- a CDS encoding DUF2442 domain-containing protein, translating into MLKVTNVEYLGDYVLLCSFNNGQQKRVDLTPLLQYPAFEELKDKNLFVQFGLDGTIFWSNGADVAPEYLFENGTDA
- a CDS encoding DUF4160 domain-containing protein → MGSIFVIQGILIYIYGFDHNPPHIHVRSSDGEFTITIKDRIIEGRTKAKIVQLVNQFIDEHEEELMDIWGKAQRGEKIDKVKR